The Anaerotignum propionicum DSM 1682 sequence GTTCGAGAAATTGGAGGCCATGGTATTGGTCTACAATTTCATGAAGATCCTTGGGTCGGTTATGTGACAAAGCAAGGAACAGGGATGCTCTTAGTTCCGGGACTTGTTTTTACTGTAGAGCCTATGATAAATATGGGGAAATCAAATATAGTAACAGATAAATGTGATAATTGGACTGTTCGCACCGCTGATGGGAAACCTTCTGCACAGTGGGAAAAAACAGTATTAGTAACTGAAACTGGTTATGAAGTGCTGACATATTAATGAACAGTTAGTGATAACAAGAATTTCTTATTTTGAGCATATCCCCCAAAAACACTTGGATAACTATCCAATAAAATCTGACAAATCTTAAAATAGAGCCGTTGCATCATAATAAAATGATATGCTCCCACTTAGAGAGACAGTGAAAGAAAATGCTGTCATCTAGGGGGAGCATCTTTTATGCCATCAAAAGCTAAGCCAGAAGAATTAGAGAAAGCAATATACAAGTATTTATGCGGAAAAGAAAGAGCAGTACAGTTGGTGGCAAAGTTAGGGATAGATTGGAACAACTTCTACCGTTGGGTGAAGCTGTATCTAGCAGAGGAGGCGGAAGGCCAATTTACTTGTTAGAAAATTTTTTTTATGATAAGATTAATTAGCGTTCTTTTGATCGAAATATTTAGGGTGAAAATAAAGCTGAGGGGTAATGATTAAATGAAAACATCTAAGACTAAATCAATTTTACAAATTATTATTGTTTATGCAATCGTGCTAATTCTAGGATGGATATCAAACAATTCGATGTTGAACCTCCATGATAACTGGATTATTTTTATTACATGTGTTCTTGATATTACTTTCATTATCTTTGTAACGTTGAAAGTGGATAAGAAACCTCTTAGCAGTATTGGTTTGTTGCGCCTTTCGATTTGGGACATTCTGCATGGTCTGATATTGGGTGTTTTTCTCTATCTGCTTCAAGTTCTCCCCCCAGTACTGATTATGCACATGGATATTAATCAATATGGAAATCAATTTAATATTCTTTCTTTTTTATCAAGAATCGTTTTTCTCACAGTTACTATAGGTTTTTCGGAAGAAATTATATTTCGTGGTTTCTTGTTCACTAAATTGAATCAGTTAATGAAATCCAAAATACTTGTTATTCTTATGAGCTGTATCCTTTTTTATTGCGCACACTTACCAAGAACCTTATTAATTGATTTTACGCATATTTATAGTACGTTTGTTACAACAACTCTATTTTGTGGTTATTTATATTTGGCCAAGAAGAAATCGATCCTTCCGCTTCTATTGGCACACGGAGTGTTCGACACATTAATTGGCGGATACGGATTCGTGCTATGGAATTTTTTCTTTAGTTAGTCAGTTGCATCTCATCTTAAAAAGCAAGGCAGGGCAGGTGATTGATGAGACTTGCCCTGCTTTTTTTTCTACGTTCTGAATATGGTCCAGAGCATTTTTGTATAAGGACGGTGAGCAGATAATAATTTTATATTGTTCATCTCCTTTTTGTTATTCATATTTAGGCAGTTGAAGCAAATTCTTTGCTATAGTAAAATACTACCATGCAATATCTTTGCGAAACGGTAGTTGATGAAAATTACGCTTGAAGAGCAAATTTATAAAATGAGAAGCACCAGATAAATTATAATTTTTAAGGCGGGATAGAATGGCAATCGCAAATGTAAAAGTAACTTTAAATGAAGATATAAAAACAGTTTGGGAAATAGTAACTTCTCTTGATAATTATGCATGGAGAAGTGATTTGAGCAAAATTGAGGTTTTGGAAGCAGGAAAAAAATTTATAGAATATACAAAAGAAGGATTTGCTACAACTTTTACAATAACTATGTTTGAATCTATGAAACGGTATGAGTTTGATATGGATAACAACAACATGTGTGGGCATTGGACGGGATTATTTTCAAAGATAGGTAATAAAACAGAGATATATTTTACGGAAAATATAACTCCAAAGAAGTGGATAATGAAACCTTTTGTAGGAATATATTTAAAGAAACAGCAGGCTGCTTATATTTCAGATTTAAGAAAAGCATTGGACCAAAAACAATGACTT is a genomic window containing:
- a CDS encoding CPBP family intramembrane glutamic endopeptidase — protein: MDINQYGNQFNILSFLSRIVFLTVTIGFSEEIIFRGFLFTKLNQLMKSKILVILMSCILFYCAHLPRTLLIDFTHIYSTFVTTTLFCGYLYLAKKKSILPLLLAHGVFDTLIGGYGFVLWNFFFS
- a CDS encoding SRPBCC family protein, with the protein product MAIANVKVTLNEDIKTVWEIVTSLDNYAWRSDLSKIEVLEAGKKFIEYTKEGFATTFTITMFESMKRYEFDMDNNNMCGHWTGLFSKIGNKTEIYFTENITPKKWIMKPFVGIYLKKQQAAYISDLRKALDQKQ